In Neovison vison isolate M4711 chromosome 11, ASM_NN_V1, whole genome shotgun sequence, one genomic interval encodes:
- the AIMP1 gene encoding aminoacyl tRNA synthase complex-interacting multifunctional protein 1 isoform X1: protein MIFCCFLAKMATNGAVLKRLEQKGAEADQIIEYLKQQVALLKEKAILQATLREEKKLRVENAKLKKEIEELKQELIQAEIQNGVKQVPFPSGTLLQANSTVSENVIQSRPITTMTSGAKEQIGRGAEEKKMKEKIEVKGEKKEKKQQSVAGSIDSKPVDVSRLDLRVGCIITARKHPDADSLYVEEVDVGETAPRTVVSGLVNHVPLEQMQNRMVILLCNLKPAKMRGVISQAMVMCASSPEKVEILAPPNGSVPGDRIVFDAFPGEPDKELNPKKKIWEQIQPDLFTNDECVATYKGAPFEVKGKGVCRAQTMTNSGIK, encoded by the exons AT gATTTTCTGCTGTTTCTTGGCAAAAATGGCAACTAATGGTGCTGTTCTGAAGAGACTGGAACAGAAGGGTGCAGAAGCAGATCaaattattgaatatttaaagCAGCAAGTTGCTCTTCTTAAGGAGAAAGCAA TTTTGCAGGCGACtttgagagaagagaagaaacttCGAGTTGAAAATgctaaattaaagaaagaaattgaagaattgaAACAAGAGCTAATTCAGGCAGAAATTCAAAATGGAG TGAAACAAGTACCATTCCCATCTGGTACTCTGCTGCAAGCTAATTCCACTGTTTCTGAAAATGTGATACAGTCTAGACCAATAACAACAATGACTTCTGGTGCCAAAGAACAGATAGGAAgaggagcagaagaaaagaagatgaaagagaaaattgaagtgaaag gagagaaaaaggagaaaaaacagcaGTCAGTAGCTGGAAGCATTGACTCTAAGCCAGTAGATGTTTCTCGTCTGGATCTTCGAGTTGGTTGTATCATCACTGCCAGAAAACATCCTGATGCAGATTCTTTATATGTGGAAGAAGTAGATGTTGGAGAAACAGCCCCAAGAACAGTTGTCAGTGGCCTGGTGAATCATGTTCCTCTTGAACAG ATGCAAAATCGGATGGTGATTTTACTTTGTAACCTGAAACCTGCAAAGATGAGGGGGGTAATATCTCAAGCAATGGTGATGTGTGCTAGTTCACCTGAGAAGGTTGAAATCTTGGCACCTCCTAATGGGTCTGTTCCTGGAGACAGAATTGTTTTTGATGCTTTTCCTG gAGAGCCTGACAAGGAGCTGAATCCTAAGAAGAAGATTTGGGAACAGATCCAGCCTGATCTCTTTACTAATGATGAGTGTGTGGCTACATACAAAGGAGCTCCCTTTGAGGTGAAAGGGAAGGGAGTGTGTAGGGCTCAAACTATGACCAAcagtggaataaaataa
- the AIMP1 gene encoding aminoacyl tRNA synthase complex-interacting multifunctional protein 1 isoform X2 gives MATNGAVLKRLEQKGAEADQIIEYLKQQVALLKEKAILQATLREEKKLRVENAKLKKEIEELKQELIQAEIQNGVKQVPFPSGTLLQANSTVSENVIQSRPITTMTSGAKEQIGRGAEEKKMKEKIEVKGEKKEKKQQSVAGSIDSKPVDVSRLDLRVGCIITARKHPDADSLYVEEVDVGETAPRTVVSGLVNHVPLEQMQNRMVILLCNLKPAKMRGVISQAMVMCASSPEKVEILAPPNGSVPGDRIVFDAFPGEPDKELNPKKKIWEQIQPDLFTNDECVATYKGAPFEVKGKGVCRAQTMTNSGIK, from the exons ATGGCAACTAATGGTGCTGTTCTGAAGAGACTGGAACAGAAGGGTGCAGAAGCAGATCaaattattgaatatttaaagCAGCAAGTTGCTCTTCTTAAGGAGAAAGCAA TTTTGCAGGCGACtttgagagaagagaagaaacttCGAGTTGAAAATgctaaattaaagaaagaaattgaagaattgaAACAAGAGCTAATTCAGGCAGAAATTCAAAATGGAG TGAAACAAGTACCATTCCCATCTGGTACTCTGCTGCAAGCTAATTCCACTGTTTCTGAAAATGTGATACAGTCTAGACCAATAACAACAATGACTTCTGGTGCCAAAGAACAGATAGGAAgaggagcagaagaaaagaagatgaaagagaaaattgaagtgaaag gagagaaaaaggagaaaaaacagcaGTCAGTAGCTGGAAGCATTGACTCTAAGCCAGTAGATGTTTCTCGTCTGGATCTTCGAGTTGGTTGTATCATCACTGCCAGAAAACATCCTGATGCAGATTCTTTATATGTGGAAGAAGTAGATGTTGGAGAAACAGCCCCAAGAACAGTTGTCAGTGGCCTGGTGAATCATGTTCCTCTTGAACAG ATGCAAAATCGGATGGTGATTTTACTTTGTAACCTGAAACCTGCAAAGATGAGGGGGGTAATATCTCAAGCAATGGTGATGTGTGCTAGTTCACCTGAGAAGGTTGAAATCTTGGCACCTCCTAATGGGTCTGTTCCTGGAGACAGAATTGTTTTTGATGCTTTTCCTG gAGAGCCTGACAAGGAGCTGAATCCTAAGAAGAAGATTTGGGAACAGATCCAGCCTGATCTCTTTACTAATGATGAGTGTGTGGCTACATACAAAGGAGCTCCCTTTGAGGTGAAAGGGAAGGGAGTGTGTAGGGCTCAAACTATGACCAAcagtggaataaaataa